CAATGTCTGAGATgaggaatttttaaagctaaTCATCAGCTTTTTGCAAGTTAATGTTTTTGCAAGCAAGTGCTTAGTTATTatgcttttatttaatggTTATAATTATTgagatatttttaataaaacaattttttttattttaatttactttctCAATTAAAGGTTACACGACTGTTAGTTTTAACAAAGGTGTAAACGAATCTCATCGATcctattttaaaaataaaaatataactagaataaacctttttacaaaattgcgttctaaaaaatatgtatgaatataataaataccAAAACGCGCGAAAGCAAAGCCCGCGATTGTCTAATTGTCTTCACCTCTACACTTCCCTTAAGCCAAATTCGACCTCAATTTACATATTTGTTACATAAGAATTAActgattcttttttacacattcttttattttaacaGACATTATTTGTTGAAGCCTTTTGTTCATTTTGGTATACTACAATATAGCAGTcgattcttttattttccataaCTTTAGGATTACCAAGAAGCTGACATTGGTTCACAAATACTATAATTATCCAAAGGAAGCATTAGAATGATAGCATCTGCATTGTCTTTCATATTTGGAGGTTGCTGTTCAAACGCATATGCGCTTGAAGCACTCGTGCGAGAATTCCCAAGCAGTGGTATTCTGATTACGTTCTCGCAATTTATACTGATTACTATTGAAGGCTTGATATACTTTTTGCTAAACGACGTTCAGTCATTGAAACATCCAAAGGTGCCGCGTAAACGATGGTTTGTGGTTGTAGTAATGTTCTTTGCTATTAATGTTTTGAATAATGTGGCCTTGGGGTTTGATATTTCAGTACCAGtacatattattttaagaaGTAGTGGACCTTTAACAACAATGGCGGTTGGCAGAATCTTAGCTGGTAAAAGATACTCAAGTCTTCAAATTGGAAGTGTCTTCATACTTACTATTGGTGTCATAATAGCAACGTTGGGGAATGCGAAGGACTTACATTTGCATGTAGAATCAATGACTCGATTTGGCATTGGATTTACTATTCTGGTGATAACTCAAATACTTGGTGCCATCATGGGATTGGTATTGGAGAATACCTACAGAATATATGGCTCAGATTGGCGTGaaagtttattttacaCTCATGCTCTTTCccttcctttctttttgttccTTTTAAGGCCCATAAGAAGTCAGTGGAATGATTTATTTGCAATCCACACGAAAgggtttttaaatttaccTTCCGGAGTATGGTACTTGTGCTTCAATACGTTGGCTCAGTACTTCTGTGTACGTGGAGTAAACGCGCTAGGGGCAGAAACATCAGCTCTAACAGTCAGTGTTGTTTTGAACGTCAGAAAATTTGTGAGTTTATGTCTTAGCCTCATTCTCTTTGAAAACGAAATGGGACCTGCCGTAAAATTTGGGGCTTTGTTGGTGTTTGGATCCAGCGCAGTATATGCTTCTGCTCGGTcaaaaccaaaaacaaatggattgaaaaaaaatgattaatttACATATACATACTATGTGCATAACAACTagatatcaaaaaaatagacGGTtcatttctctttcaaaaaggatacattaaaaagtatttaactttttgaaataattgccaattaaaaatttaaaaggaTACATGACACATTAGAtcatttgtttatgaaatttcGGCAGTAAACCGACTTTCCAAGGACCAAATTTTTGAGCAGAGACcggaaaagaaagatttcctttttccaaaacatGAGAAATTTCGTCAAAGGCGTGACTTGAAACGGGTATGTCCATCCAATCCTCGGAGCTTTTAGTAAAATCGGGAGGAACTTCTAGTTGataaagtaattttatGGTAGAGATTGGACTGTTTGCAAACTCAATGCTTGAAAACGgacttttttgaaaagaaattggtAAGT
This region of Schizosaccharomyces pombe strain 972h- genome assembly, chromosome: II genomic DNA includes:
- the yea4 gene encoding NST UDP-N-acetylglucosamine transporter: MIASALSFIFGGCCSNAYALEALVREFPSSGILITFSQFILITIEGLIYFLLNDVQSLKHPKVPRKRWFVVVVMFFAINVLNNVALGFDISVPVHIILRSSGPLTTMAVGRILAGKRYSSLQIGSVFILTIGVIIATLGNAKDLHLHVESMTRFGIGFTILVITQILGAIMGLVLENTYRIYGSDWRESLFYTHALSLPFFLFLLRPIRSQWNDLFAIHTKGFLNLPSGVWYLCFNTLAQYFCVRGVNALGAETSALTVSVVLNVRKFVSLCLSLILFENEMGPAVKFGALLVFGSSAVYASARSKPKTNGLKKND